One Solanum lycopersicum chromosome 4, SLM_r2.1 DNA window includes the following coding sequences:
- the LOC101265227 gene encoding acyl-coenzyme A oxidase 2, peroxisomal, which yields MELQKISSKGPQNSEETAELVNRRINLLTLHLNPVQELELLRCAGKMKAIKVSTEALSEYMRGKHRDIQEKVFAYFNSRPELQTPIEISKDEHRELCMKQLVGLVREGGIRPFRYVVDDPAKYFAIAEAVGSVDMSLGIKMGVQYSLWGGSVINLGTKKHRDKYFDGIDNVDYPGCFAMTELHHGSNVQGLQTVATFDPLTDEFIIDTPNDGAIKWWIGNAAVHGKFATVFARLMLPTHDTKGVTDMGVHAFIVPIRDMKTHKTMPGVEIHDCGHKVGLNGVDNGALRFRSVRIPRDNLLNRFGDVSRDGRYTSSLPTISKRFAATLGELVGGRVGLAYSSVGVLKIAVVIATRYSLLRQQFGPPKQPEVSILDYQSQQHKLMPMLASTYAFHFATLHLVEKYSEMKKSHDEELIGDVHALSAGLKAYITSYTAKSLSTCREACGGHGYAAVNRFGILRNDHDIFQTFEGDNTVLLQQVAGLLLKQYREKFRGGTLTVTWNYLRQSMNSYLAQPNPVTARWESEEHLRNPNFQLDAFRYRTSRLLQSVAIRLQKHSKTLGGFGAWNRCLNHLLTLAESHIESFILEKFIEAVKNCPDENSRAALKLVCDLYALDRIWNDIGTYRNVDYVAPNKAKAIHKLADYLCFQVKNIARELVDAFDLPDYVTRAPIGVQTPSEAYTQYTQNVGF from the exons ATGGAGCTTCAAAAGATCAGCTCAAAGGGTCCTCAAAACAGTGAAGAAACGGCGGAACTCGTGAACCGGCGAATCAATTTGCTGACGTTGCATTTGAACCCGGTTCAGGAATTGGAGCTGCTGAGATGCGCAGGGAAGATGAAGGCGATTAAAGTGAGCACGGAGGCGCTGTCAGAGTACATGAGAGGGAAGCATAGGGATATACAGGAAAAAGTATTTGCTTACTTTAATTCAAGACCGGAACTTCAAACACCGATTGAGATATCGAAAGATGAACACAGGGAATTGTGCATGAAACAGCTTGTGGGTTTGGTAAGGGAAGGTGGAATTAGGCCATTTAGGTATGTGGTTGACGATCCGGCCAAGTATTTTGCGATTGCTGAAGCCGTGGGAAGCGTTGACATGTCACTTGGCATCAAAATGGGTGTTCAGTAcag TCTATGGGGAGGTTCTGTTATCAACTTGGGAACTAAAAAGCACAGAGACAAATACTTTGATGGTATAGACAATGTGGACTACCCGGGATGCTTTGCAATGACGGAGCTTCATCATG GTTCCAATGTCCAAGGTCTTCAGACAGTTGCCACCTTTGATCCACTCACAGATGAATTCATAATTGACACGCCAAATGATGGGGCTATTAAATGGTGGATTGGTAATGCTGCCGTTCATGGGAAGTTTGCAACAGTTTTTGCAAGACTGATGTTACCAACTCATGATACAAAAGGTGTTACTGACATGGGTGTTCATGCATTTATTGTTCCCATAAGGGATATGAAAACCCACAAAACAATGCCAGGGGTTGAAATACATGATTGTGGCCATAAAGTTGGCTTGAATGGAGTAGATAATGGTGCATTGAGATTTCGTTCAGTAAGAATTCCACGAGATAACCTTCTTAATCGATTTGGAGACGTTTCACGGGATGGGAGATACACCAGCAGCCTGCCTACAATTAGCAAAAGATTTGCTgccacacttggagaacttgttGGTGGTAGAGTTGGCCTTGCGTATTCATCTGTGGGTGTTCTCAAGATTGCTGTTGTTATTGCAACAAGATATTCTCTTTTGCGCCAGCAATTCGGTCCTCCTAAACAACCTGAAGTTAGTATACTTGACTACCAATCTCAGCAGCACAAGCTTATGCCAATGTTGGCTTCGACCTACGCATTCCATTTTGCCACACTTCATCTGGTGGAAAAATATTCTGAAATGAAGAAGTCTCATGATGAGGAACTGATAGGGGACGTACATGCACTTTCTGCAGGGCTAAAGGCCTATATCACTTCTTACACAGCAAAGTCATTGAGCACATGTAGAGAAGCTTGTGGTGGCCATGGTTATGCCGCTGTCAATAGGTTTGGAATATTGAGGAATGATCATGACATATTTCAGACATTTGAGGGAGACAACACTGTTCTTCTGCAGCAG GTAGCCGGCCTTCTGTTGAAGCAGTACAGGGAGAAATTCCGAGGTGGGACGCTCACTGTCACATGGAACTACCTAAGACAATCCATGAATTCTTACCTTGCTCAGCCTAATCCAGTTACTGCTAGATGGGAAAGTGAAGAACACTTACGCAACCCTAACTTCCAGTTGGATGCTTTTAGG TATCGGACATCAAGGTTGCTTCAAAGTGTAGCTATCCGGCTTCAGAAGCACTCCAAGACTCTTGGAGGATTTGGTGCTTGGAATAGATGTTTAAATCACCTGTTGACACTTGCAGAGTCTCATATCGAATCGTTCATTCTTGAAAAGTTCATTGAAGCAGTTAAAAA TTGTCCTGATGAAAACTCTCGTGCTGCCCTAAAACTCGTGTGCGATCTCTATGCCTTGGACAGAATCTGGAATGATATAGGAACTTACCGCAATGTGGACTATGTGGCCCCTAACAAAGCTAAG GCAATTCACAAGCTAGCAGATTATCTATGCTTCCAAGTTAAGAATATCGCAAGGGAACTTGTTGATGCCTTTGATCTTCCAGATTATGTAACGCGTGCTCCAATTGGTGTGCAGACTCCATCAGAAGCTTATACTCAGTATACACAGAATGTTGGGTTCTAA